From the bacterium genome, the window CAGCGCCTGCACGGCCAGCTTGAATACTCGGGGACGGGTGTGGGACTGGCGATCGCGAGACGCATTTCGGAACGGCACGGGGGAACGATTGCAGCCGAAGGCGAAGCAGGCGTGGGAGCGGTCTTCATCGTCACATTGCCCGTATCCGGCGACATCGAAACCGATTGGGAGGACTAGCCGAGCCGTTACGCGCCACGCGAGCAGGCCTACGACTCGGGGTCCCCTTCATTCCGTCCGCGCAGCGCCAGATCTACGGCTCCGAGCCGATTTTCGTCTCCGCGGCGCCCCCCACCGTGTGAGGCCATAACGAGGAAATCCGCAAACGCGGCCTCCATCGCGGCACTATAGCCCTGGATATCCTGCGCCTTGTTGACGGCCAGTTTCGACATGCGCAATACGGTCCGACCGTTTCGTGCCACTCGATGCGCGTAGGCACGGGTCTCAACCTCGAGTTCTTCACTTGAATAGACGCGGTTCACGAAACCCAGTTCGCGAGCTTCTTCAGCCTCGAGAAAGCGGCTCTCGAAGATCAGTTCCTTCGCCTTTCGAGGGTGGATATCCCACGGGATCGAAAAATACTCGACCAACCCGGCGAGAAAACGCGCATCGGGGCTTGCGAAGACGAGGTCCATTGCAGCCGCAATCATCCAACCGCCGAAGATGCAA encodes:
- a CDS encoding enoyl-CoA hydratase (Catalyzes the reversible hydration of unsaturated fatty acyl-CoA to beta-hydroxyacyl-CoA); protein product: MKARSVVDWPDLEVRMATDDVLIEVDERIAILTLNRPRYRNAQSWALLDALDARLDEAMANPDVRVVVVRGAGEHFSSGHDLGTPEQKADQEAREIPPRGIEFYENFRKYNLDYTLKWRNLPKPTIAMVQGYCIFGGWMIAAAMDLVFASPDARFLAGLVEYFSIPWDIHPRKAKELIFESRFLEAEEARELGFVNRVYSSEELEVETRAYAHRVARNGRTVLRMSKLAVNKAQDIQGYSAAMEAAFADFLVMASHGGGRRGDENRLGAVDLALRGRNEGDPES